A window from Shewanella livingstonensis encodes these proteins:
- a CDS encoding lipid-transfer protein — protein sequence MTAVRVAGVGMIPFCKPGNHQPYRVMAAKAIKLALTDAGLDAKSIGQAYGAYIYGDSTCAQHAFYDVIQSGIPIINVNNNCSSGSTALFLARQAVLSGQVDCALAFGFEEMQPGALGSHWTDRESPFERIEPVLKQFNAPQGPIALRAFGAAGRHYLDKYHVGADIFAKVAEKSRRHALQNPYSMFSTSLTYQQVLDDKLIYDNYLTRLMACPPTCGAAATIVCSEKFARKNGITSKVKIIAQAMATDTQLSWQDPIYAVGKGMTQQAAEQVFREAGISPTDIDVIELHDCFTPNEVITYEALGLCAEGGAAELIANGDNTYGGKFVIGPSGGLMSKGHPIGATGLAQCTELTWHLRGQAGNRQVDNAKLALQHNVGLGGAVVVTLYGV from the coding sequence ATGACAGCAGTAAGAGTAGCAGGCGTTGGGATGATCCCTTTTTGTAAACCGGGTAATCATCAACCGTATCGTGTCATGGCGGCTAAAGCTATTAAGCTAGCATTAACCGATGCTGGTCTTGACGCCAAGTCAATTGGCCAAGCATATGGAGCCTATATTTATGGCGACAGCACCTGCGCGCAGCATGCATTCTACGATGTAATCCAAAGCGGTATTCCAATTATCAATGTTAACAATAATTGTTCCAGTGGCTCGACAGCGTTATTTCTTGCGCGCCAAGCGGTGTTGTCTGGACAAGTGGATTGTGCGTTAGCATTTGGATTTGAAGAAATGCAACCAGGTGCATTGGGGTCGCATTGGACTGACAGAGAAAGCCCTTTTGAGCGGATTGAGCCAGTGTTAAAGCAGTTTAATGCCCCGCAAGGCCCAATCGCATTACGCGCTTTTGGTGCCGCAGGCCGACATTATTTGGATAAGTACCATGTTGGTGCCGATATTTTTGCCAAGGTGGCAGAAAAGTCACGCCGTCATGCGCTGCAAAATCCATACTCGATGTTTTCAACGTCATTAACGTACCAGCAAGTACTTGATGATAAATTAATTTACGATAACTATTTAACACGGCTTATGGCCTGTCCTCCTACCTGTGGTGCGGCTGCAACCATTGTCTGTAGCGAAAAATTTGCCCGTAAAAACGGCATAACATCCAAGGTAAAGATTATTGCGCAGGCAATGGCAACCGATACACAGCTGTCGTGGCAAGATCCTATTTATGCCGTTGGTAAAGGCATGACACAACAGGCTGCTGAGCAGGTTTTCCGCGAGGCCGGTATTAGCCCCACTGATATTGATGTGATTGAGTTGCATGACTGTTTTACCCCTAATGAAGTGATCACTTACGAGGCATTAGGCTTATGTGCCGAAGGCGGCGCAGCAGAATTGATTGCTAATGGTGACAACACTTATGGCGGTAAATTTGTCATTGGGCCATCGGGTGGATTAATGTCCAAAGGGCACCCAATTGGTGCTACCGGGCTAGCACAATGCACTGAATTAACCTGGCACTTACGTGGTCAAGCTGGCAACAGACAAGTCGATAATGCCAAATTAGCCTTGCAGCATAATGTAGGTTTAGGTGGCGCGGTGGTGGTAACGTTATATGGCGTTTAA
- a CDS encoding PepSY-associated TM helix domain-containing protein has product MSMVSALKWFHNWVGFFISITMLIVLTTGVYLGSVDLLKRTDNKGQVFVALTLEQKADTVSRLFERYPSMSTIRFPTEHTPYVQASTRGKAIALDNQLNELSSSSSFDLPFYETAFWLHRNFLIDNGGKYINAWASLAGGIVTLIGIYLWWRVRNGFRLKQSIPKNTRSSSLLKSHIQLGLFISVPLFILCISGFLITYNSLWTGALKQDTTSEQTQTYPVSQQNHWLSQLSNAQQIWPDAELVSVSKPRSKPNKGQQAETDKPQDLVYSIQFDEHQGVWLREADRISMNYQQGTIESVIKHSDRPLSAKIASFVRPLHDGLYMPASYVMLITLVSLIGTLILSFSVVTFYRRTFSRKKAR; this is encoded by the coding sequence ATGAGCATGGTTTCGGCATTAAAATGGTTTCATAACTGGGTAGGTTTTTTCATTAGCATCACTATGTTAATTGTACTGACCACAGGCGTTTATTTAGGTAGCGTCGATTTACTTAAACGCACAGACAATAAAGGCCAAGTATTTGTGGCGCTCACTCTTGAGCAAAAAGCTGATACGGTAAGCCGTTTATTTGAACGCTACCCCAGTATGAGCACCATTCGTTTTCCAACTGAACATACGCCTTATGTTCAGGCTAGCACTCGCGGTAAAGCGATAGCATTAGACAATCAACTCAATGAACTTAGCAGTAGCTCTTCATTCGACTTACCTTTTTATGAAACCGCTTTCTGGCTGCATCGTAATTTTCTTATCGATAATGGTGGCAAATACATCAATGCGTGGGCTTCTTTGGCAGGTGGTATTGTCACCTTGATTGGTATTTACCTGTGGTGGCGAGTGCGTAATGGCTTTAGATTAAAACAAAGTATCCCTAAAAATACCCGCTCAAGCAGTTTACTTAAAAGCCATATTCAACTGGGATTATTTATTTCCGTACCATTATTTATATTGTGTATCAGCGGATTTTTAATCACTTACAACAGCTTATGGACAGGTGCTCTTAAGCAAGATACCACCAGCGAACAGACACAAACTTATCCTGTCAGCCAACAAAATCATTGGTTAAGCCAGCTAAGCAACGCACAACAAATTTGGCCAGACGCAGAGCTTGTATCGGTGAGTAAACCACGCTCGAAGCCAAATAAAGGCCAGCAAGCAGAAACAGATAAACCACAAGACCTTGTGTACAGTATTCAATTCGATGAACATCAAGGCGTATGGTTAAGAGAAGCGGATCGGATCAGCATGAATTATCAACAAGGAACGATTGAGTCAGTAATCAAACACAGTGACCGACCTTTATCAGCTAAAATTGCCAGTTTTGTTCGACCTCTACACGATGGACTGTACATGCCAGCAAGCTATGTAATGTTGATTACCTTGGTGTCACTCATTGGCACATTGATTTTATCATTCAGTGTGGTGACCTTTTACCGACGTACTTTTAGTCGTAAAAAAGCCCGTTAA
- a CDS encoding carboxymuconolactone decarboxylase family protein: MTPFTIHTIESAPEESKAMLEGAKKQMGMVPNLFGVLAESPSTLQAYQQLHQAFLDTSFNPEELTVVWQTINVEHECGYCVPAHTGIAHSMKVDPALTEALRNKTTMPTAKLQALQDATLSIVRNRGNISQAELAAFYAAGYGQQQVLEIILGLSQKVISNYTNHVAKTPVDDVFKKFAW, translated from the coding sequence ATGACTCCATTTACTATCCATACCATTGAAAGTGCACCAGAAGAAAGTAAAGCCATGTTGGAAGGCGCGAAAAAGCAAATGGGTATGGTACCTAACTTATTTGGCGTGTTGGCAGAATCTCCAAGCACATTGCAAGCTTACCAACAGTTACATCAGGCTTTTTTAGACACATCATTTAATCCTGAAGAACTAACGGTTGTATGGCAAACCATTAACGTTGAACACGAATGTGGCTATTGTGTACCAGCACATACAGGTATTGCACATTCAATGAAAGTAGACCCAGCGTTAACTGAAGCATTGCGTAATAAAACGACGATGCCAACTGCAAAATTACAAGCGTTACAAGATGCAACATTAAGTATCGTACGTAACCGCGGTAACATTTCACAAGCAGAACTAGCAGCATTTTATGCCGCTGGTTATGGCCAACAGCAGGTGCTAGAAATCATTTTAGGCTTGTCACAAAAAGTGATCAGTAATTACACCAACCATGTAGCAAAAACACCGGTTGATGATGTATTCAAAAAGTTTGCTTGGTAA